A window from Exiguobacterium marinum DSM 16307 encodes these proteins:
- the rpsO gene encoding 30S ribosomal protein S15: protein MALSKERKNEIIADFATKQGDTGSPEVQVAVLTEQINTLNDHLRTHKKDHHSRRGLLKMVGRRRNLLTYLRNKDVTRYRELIQRLGLRR, encoded by the coding sequence ATGGCACTCTCAAAAGAACGTAAAAACGAAATTATCGCGGATTTCGCGACAAAACAAGGTGACACTGGTTCACCGGAAGTACAAGTGGCAGTGTTGACTGAACAAATCAACACATTGAACGACCACCTTCGTACACACAAGAAAGACCACCACTCACGTCGCGGTCTCTTGAAAATGGTTGGACGTCGTCGTAACTTGCTTACGTACCTTCGTAACAAGGACGTTACGCGCTACCGTGAATTGATTCAACGCCTCGGTCTCCGTCGTTAA
- a CDS encoding bifunctional riboflavin kinase/FAD synthetase, with translation METRHLTYPDTPDAYPSVMVLGFFDGVHKGHQAVISHAKRVAAEHNLPVTVVTFDPHPKQVLSNKPDAVRYITPLSRKLKRIEALGVERCLVLTFTKELAGLSPQQFVDDYLIGAGAVHVTAGFDYSYGKFGEGTMETLPYHARDQFTTSVVTEQTRHGEKVSSTRIRKLLAEGQVEAAHELLGAPYVICGEVIHGDARGRTIGFPTANVLMDASYVMPRLGVYATRVKLQDGRTFYAMTNVGRRPTFYETGAVSVESHLFDFSEDLYGQVIEIEWIQFIRNERAFDGLDALVAQLKQDEVSARSILS, from the coding sequence ATGGAAACAAGACATCTCACTTATCCAGATACACCAGACGCGTATCCATCCGTCATGGTACTCGGCTTTTTTGATGGTGTCCATAAAGGGCATCAAGCTGTGATTTCACATGCCAAACGTGTGGCAGCTGAACATAACCTTCCGGTGACGGTCGTCACGTTCGACCCACATCCGAAGCAAGTGCTCTCAAATAAACCGGATGCAGTGCGCTATATCACGCCGTTATCCCGAAAATTGAAACGCATTGAAGCGCTCGGGGTGGAACGTTGTCTCGTCTTAACGTTTACAAAAGAATTGGCTGGACTTTCTCCGCAACAGTTTGTTGATGATTATTTAATCGGCGCGGGGGCTGTACATGTGACGGCAGGATTTGACTATTCGTATGGCAAATTCGGAGAAGGGACGATGGAGACGCTGCCTTATCATGCGCGTGATCAATTCACAACGTCTGTCGTCACAGAACAGACGAGGCATGGAGAAAAAGTGTCTTCAACCCGAATCCGTAAGTTATTGGCAGAGGGGCAAGTCGAAGCGGCCCACGAACTACTTGGTGCTCCCTATGTCATCTGTGGTGAAGTTATACATGGAGATGCTAGAGGACGTACAATTGGATTTCCAACAGCGAACGTCTTGATGGATGCTTCTTATGTCATGCCACGTCTAGGTGTTTATGCGACACGAGTCAAGCTTCAAGATGGTCGGACGTTCTATGCTATGACAAATGTTGGACGTCGCCCGACGTTTTACGAGACGGGAGCGGTCTCCGTCGAAAGTCATCTGTTTGATTTTTCAGAGGATTTATATGGGCAAGTCATTGAAATCGAATGGATTCAATTTATCCGTAACGAACGCGCATTTGATGGCTTGGATGCATTGGTCGCACAGCTCAAACAAGATGAGGTGTCGGCCCGTTCAATCCTATCTTGA
- the truB gene encoding tRNA pseudouridine(55) synthase TruB, with protein MKLEPNGVLVLDKDRGMTSHDCVFKLRKLFHTKKVGHTGTLDPEVTGVLPICLGRATKLSRFLTDEGKRYVAEVTIGTATMTEDAHGEVVEQKLIAENELDEDQIDEVMSRLIGTIEQVPPYYSAVKVNGKKLYEYARKGQTVERPRRMVEIHRLERTSALTFEDGVCRFRMEIDCGKGTYIRTLAVQIGEKLGYPAHMSELRRTSSGSFEESGAVSLDALQAFDTVEERMAHVVPLEDVIKRWPAITIPKNRERYIRNGGKLNGISLEFDLFTVYNEEGIPLALYRRQDGTTDATVEVMLAID; from the coding sequence ATGAAATTGGAACCGAACGGAGTGCTCGTACTCGATAAGGATCGTGGCATGACAAGTCATGACTGCGTATTTAAATTACGAAAATTGTTTCATACGAAAAAAGTGGGTCATACGGGTACGCTTGACCCGGAAGTGACGGGCGTATTACCCATCTGTTTAGGACGAGCGACAAAACTCTCCCGCTTTTTGACGGATGAAGGAAAACGTTATGTGGCCGAAGTGACGATTGGGACCGCGACGATGACTGAGGACGCTCATGGTGAGGTCGTTGAACAGAAGTTGATTGCAGAAAACGAATTGGATGAAGACCAAATCGATGAAGTGATGAGTCGACTGATCGGGACCATTGAACAGGTTCCACCGTACTACTCGGCGGTCAAAGTGAATGGGAAGAAACTGTATGAGTACGCGCGAAAAGGACAAACGGTCGAACGTCCCCGTCGCATGGTCGAGATACATCGTTTGGAACGCACAAGTGCGTTGACGTTTGAAGACGGTGTGTGCCGATTCCGAATGGAAATCGATTGTGGGAAAGGGACGTATATTCGAACGCTCGCTGTACAAATCGGGGAGAAGCTCGGTTACCCTGCCCACATGAGTGAACTTCGTCGCACGAGCTCTGGGTCGTTCGAGGAAAGCGGTGCGGTATCGCTCGATGCCTTACAAGCATTCGACACAGTCGAGGAGCGAATGGCACATGTCGTGCCGCTTGAGGACGTGATCAAGCGTTGGCCGGCCATTACAATTCCAAAGAATAGAGAACGTTATATTCGGAACGGTGGGAAACTGAACGGCATTTCGCTCGAATTTGATTTATTTACTGTCTATAATGAAGAAGGAATCCCTCTTGCTTTATATCGAAGACAAGATGGAACGACAGACGCTACAGTCGAGGTCATGCTGGCCATCGACTAA
- the rbfA gene encoding 30S ribosome-binding factor RbfA, with the protein MNIRAQRVAEQMRKEITDVLLREVSDPRTKNATITSVDVTGDLQQATVYYTVLGDEEDVKAETQAGLDKAKGFIRREIGNRIRLRKTPEISFEYDSSVAYGTHIDSLIRDLNKDQ; encoded by the coding sequence ATGAATATTCGTGCCCAACGTGTCGCCGAGCAAATGCGTAAAGAAATTACAGACGTCTTGTTACGGGAAGTCAGTGACCCGCGCACTAAAAACGCTACAATCACGAGCGTTGACGTGACGGGGGACTTACAGCAAGCAACGGTCTATTATACGGTGCTCGGTGATGAGGAAGATGTGAAAGCAGAAACGCAAGCAGGTCTCGACAAAGCGAAAGGATTTATCCGTCGCGAAATCGGGAACCGCATCCGTCTTCGGAAAACACCAGAAATCTCGTTTGAATACGACTCATCAGTCGCATATGGTACGCATATCGATTCATTGATTCGTGATTTGAACAAAGATCAATAA
- the infB gene encoding translation initiation factor IF-2, translating into MGKRVYEFAKEQNVTSKQVITQLEKLNKSVKNHMAVLDEETVKQLDRVFNPEKYRAEKQAESKPASTSNEPKQEKKEAPKARPQAGQQNRGGQNNRGGQNRYNDPRNKKRGKGKGKGKPVKAAIPQEADPNSKTSQRKAARLAQEAEMGNVIKYEDVLSVSDLAEKMNKKPNEIIMKLMGLGVMATINQTLDDETIELLATEFGYEVEKEVVVDETDFETVEVDFSQYDLEERPAVVTIMGHVDHGKTTLLDSIRNTKVVAGEAGGITQHIGAYQVSVNDKKITFLDTPGHAAFTTMRARGAEVTDIAIIVVAADDGVMPQTEEAISHAKAANVPIIVAVNKMDKEGANPDRVKQELTEFGLIPEEWGGETIFVPISAIKGEGIDELLEMILLVSEVEEYKSTPEMPARGSVIEAKLDKGRGPVATLLVQHGTLRIGDPIVVGSTFGRVRAMVNDIGRRVKQVGPSTPIEITGLNDVPQAGDQFIVFEDEKKARAIGEKRYQRYLESQRRESAKVSLDDLFSRIQEGEVKDLNVIIKADVQGSAEALAGSLRKIDVEGVKVNIVHQGVGAITEGDVILASAANAVIIGFNVRPDGNARSMAEQENVEMRLHRIIYNAIEEIESAMKGMLDPEFVEEITGQVEVRDVFKVSKVGTIAGCYVTEGKITRDAGVRVIRNGIVVYEGKLDTLRRYKDDVKEVATGYECGIKVEKFDDIKVEDVIEAFVMKEIERK; encoded by the coding sequence TTGGGAAAACGCGTCTATGAATTTGCAAAAGAACAGAATGTAACGAGTAAACAAGTCATTACTCAATTAGAAAAATTGAACAAATCGGTGAAAAATCACATGGCCGTCCTCGACGAGGAAACGGTAAAACAGTTAGACCGAGTGTTCAATCCTGAGAAATATCGTGCCGAGAAACAAGCTGAATCAAAACCGGCTTCAACTTCGAACGAACCGAAGCAAGAGAAAAAAGAAGCTCCAAAAGCACGTCCGCAAGCGGGGCAACAAAACCGTGGCGGTCAAAACAATCGCGGTGGTCAAAACCGTTACAACGACCCACGCAATAAAAAACGTGGAAAAGGGAAAGGCAAAGGCAAACCAGTAAAAGCTGCCATCCCACAAGAAGCCGATCCAAACTCGAAGACGAGCCAACGGAAAGCGGCTCGACTCGCGCAAGAGGCCGAGATGGGTAACGTCATCAAATATGAAGATGTACTCAGCGTTTCAGATCTTGCAGAAAAAATGAACAAAAAGCCGAACGAAATCATCATGAAATTGATGGGGCTTGGTGTGATGGCTACGATTAACCAAACGCTCGATGACGAGACAATTGAGTTACTCGCAACCGAGTTCGGTTATGAAGTCGAAAAAGAAGTTGTCGTAGATGAGACGGACTTTGAAACAGTTGAGGTTGACTTCTCGCAATATGATCTTGAAGAGCGCCCGGCTGTCGTTACAATCATGGGTCACGTTGACCACGGGAAAACAACGCTTCTTGACTCGATTCGCAACACGAAAGTCGTAGCAGGAGAAGCTGGTGGAATCACGCAACATATCGGGGCGTATCAGGTTTCTGTTAACGATAAGAAAATCACATTCCTTGATACACCAGGTCACGCGGCGTTCACAACGATGCGTGCCCGCGGTGCGGAAGTGACAGATATCGCCATCATCGTCGTAGCTGCTGACGATGGCGTCATGCCACAGACAGAAGAAGCAATCTCACACGCGAAAGCGGCGAACGTTCCAATCATCGTTGCGGTGAACAAAATGGATAAAGAAGGCGCAAACCCTGACCGTGTCAAACAAGAATTGACAGAGTTCGGTCTCATTCCTGAAGAGTGGGGTGGCGAAACAATCTTCGTTCCAATTTCTGCGATTAAAGGCGAAGGAATTGACGAGTTGCTCGAGATGATTCTCCTCGTATCTGAAGTTGAAGAGTACAAGTCAACACCTGAAATGCCAGCTCGTGGTTCAGTCATCGAAGCAAAACTCGATAAAGGACGCGGACCGGTCGCTACACTGCTCGTTCAACACGGTACACTTCGCATCGGAGATCCAATCGTCGTCGGTAGCACGTTCGGTCGAGTACGGGCAATGGTCAACGATATTGGCCGCCGTGTGAAACAAGTCGGTCCATCAACGCCGATTGAAATCACAGGTTTGAACGATGTTCCACAAGCCGGTGACCAGTTCATCGTCTTTGAAGATGAGAAAAAAGCACGTGCAATCGGAGAGAAACGTTACCAACGTTACCTCGAGTCACAGCGCCGTGAATCAGCGAAAGTAAGTCTTGATGACTTGTTCAGCCGCATTCAAGAAGGTGAAGTGAAAGATTTGAACGTGATCATCAAAGCGGACGTTCAAGGTTCAGCAGAAGCATTGGCTGGGTCACTCCGCAAAATTGATGTAGAAGGCGTCAAAGTCAATATCGTCCACCAAGGTGTCGGTGCAATCACAGAAGGTGACGTGATCCTCGCATCAGCGGCAAACGCCGTGATTATCGGATTCAACGTTCGTCCTGACGGAAACGCCCGTTCAATGGCTGAACAAGAAAATGTTGAAATGCGTCTTCACCGCATCATTTACAACGCGATCGAAGAAATTGAGAGCGCGATGAAAGGTATGCTTGATCCAGAATTCGTCGAAGAAATCACTGGTCAAGTTGAAGTCCGTGATGTCTTCAAAGTATCGAAAGTCGGTACGATTGCAGGTTGTTATGTGACAGAAGGTAAAATCACACGTGACGCAGGTGTCCGTGTCATTCGTAACGGAATCGTCGTGTACGAAGGTAAACTCGATACACTTCGCCGCTACAAAGATGACGTGAAAGAAGTTGCGACAGGGTATGAGTGTGGGATTAAAGTAGAGAAGTTTGATGACATCAAAGTAGAGGATGTCATCGAAGCGTTCGTCATGAAAGAAATCGAACGTAAATAA
- a CDS encoding YlxQ family RNA-binding protein, which yields MSQWESLLGLAARARKVTMGEEFVLKDVRAGRAKLVILAGDAGASTKKRVSDKCASYQVPLIEVSDRYTIGAALGKDMRVVVSVTESGFANKLKQLLS from the coding sequence ATGAGTCAGTGGGAATCATTGTTAGGCCTTGCTGCTCGAGCGAGGAAAGTAACGATGGGAGAAGAGTTTGTATTGAAGGATGTCCGAGCGGGCCGTGCCAAGCTCGTCATTCTAGCCGGAGATGCAGGGGCCTCGACGAAAAAACGAGTCTCTGACAAGTGTGCGTCTTATCAAGTGCCATTGATTGAAGTGAGCGATCGCTACACAATCGGCGCTGCACTTGGTAAAGATATGCGTGTCGTCGTATCGGTCACGGAATCCGGATTTGCGAACAAGCTTAAGCAACTTCTCTCTTAA
- the rnpM gene encoding RNase P modulator RnpM, producing MTMKQKKLPLRKCVVTQEMLPKKELIRVVRTPEGDVVIDQTGKVNGRGAYLSKDIDVVRQAEKKRTLDHHLKVKTNDDLYEQLKTVAGDES from the coding sequence ATGACCATGAAGCAAAAGAAACTTCCTTTGCGTAAGTGTGTGGTCACACAAGAAATGCTCCCGAAAAAAGAATTGATTCGTGTCGTTCGAACGCCTGAAGGTGACGTAGTCATCGATCAGACGGGCAAAGTGAACGGTCGTGGGGCTTACTTATCAAAAGATATCGATGTTGTTCGTCAAGCAGAGAAAAAACGGACGCTCGACCATCACTTGAAAGTAAAGACGAACGATGACTTGTATGAACAGTTGAAAACTGTCGCAGGTGACGAATCATGA
- the nusA gene encoding transcription termination factor NusA, whose translation MGPQLLTTIDQIAKEKGIDKNIIIEALEQALISAYRRNVANPNEHVKVEFDQVTGDIRVYALLEVVERLTQPDQQLSLEEAHEIDPNYELGDFHKEEVTPSDFGRVAAMTAKQVVTQKMREAERERIYNHFADKEDEIMTGIVERFDPRNLYIGLENNIEAVLTPNEQMPNESYQIHDRIKVYVTKVDSTTKGSGAAIQVSRTHPGLLRRLFELEVPEISNGTVDVMSVSREAGDRSKIAVHSDIVDPVGACVGPKGQRVQTIVDELNGEKIDIVRWSEDPKEFVRNALSPAQVVAVYVNEPAKSTTVVVPDYQLSLAIGKRGQNARLAAKLTGWKIDIKSETDAEALDLFDTFAEKVESESEIVQNEVEQDLSNATVETTAVKEEE comes from the coding sequence ATGGGTCCACAATTACTCACTACAATCGATCAGATTGCCAAAGAAAAAGGAATCGACAAAAATATTATTATCGAAGCACTCGAACAAGCGCTCATTTCTGCATATCGTCGCAACGTGGCGAATCCGAATGAGCACGTGAAAGTCGAGTTCGACCAGGTGACGGGAGATATCCGTGTCTACGCACTACTAGAAGTCGTAGAGCGACTCACACAACCAGATCAACAGCTCTCACTCGAAGAGGCACACGAAATCGATCCGAACTATGAGCTTGGTGATTTTCATAAAGAAGAAGTCACACCAAGTGATTTCGGACGTGTCGCAGCGATGACCGCAAAACAAGTGGTTACACAAAAAATGCGTGAAGCCGAACGCGAACGCATCTACAACCACTTCGCGGACAAAGAAGACGAAATCATGACTGGAATCGTGGAACGTTTTGACCCGCGCAACTTGTATATCGGTTTAGAAAACAACATTGAAGCGGTCCTTACACCGAATGAACAGATGCCAAATGAGTCATACCAGATTCATGACCGAATTAAAGTATACGTTACAAAAGTTGATTCGACGACAAAAGGATCTGGTGCAGCGATTCAAGTATCACGTACGCATCCTGGACTTTTGCGCCGTCTATTTGAACTTGAAGTGCCTGAGATTTCAAACGGGACAGTCGACGTCATGTCTGTATCGCGTGAAGCAGGTGACCGTTCGAAAATCGCTGTTCATTCGGATATCGTCGATCCGGTCGGGGCGTGTGTTGGACCGAAAGGACAGCGTGTCCAAACGATTGTCGATGAGTTGAACGGTGAGAAAATTGATATCGTTCGCTGGTCTGAAGACCCAAAAGAGTTTGTCCGTAATGCACTTAGCCCGGCTCAAGTCGTTGCCGTATATGTCAATGAACCGGCGAAATCAACAACGGTCGTCGTACCAGATTATCAATTGTCTCTCGCAATCGGGAAACGTGGGCAGAACGCACGCCTTGCTGCGAAATTGACAGGATGGAAAATCGACATTAAGAGTGAAACGGATGCGGAAGCACTCGACTTGTTCGATACGTTCGCTGAAAAAGTTGAATCCGAATCAGAAATTGTTCAAAATGAAGTTGAACAAGACTTATCAAATGCTACAGTTGAAACGACTGCGGTGAAAGAAGAGGAATGA
- the rimP gene encoding ribosome maturation factor RimP: MSKITEVVESIASPIVERENMELVDVEFVKEGPDWFLRVYIDKPGGVDLDDCVNINEQLSEKLNESDPIEQAYYLDVSSPGAERPLKKPSDFERAVGKNVYMKTFAPIDGAKEFEGILTAYDGETVVIETRIKTRKKAVSLPVDKIAQARLAVTFS, translated from the coding sequence GTGTCCAAAATAACAGAAGTCGTTGAATCGATTGCGTCGCCAATCGTCGAACGAGAAAACATGGAATTGGTCGATGTGGAATTCGTAAAAGAGGGTCCTGACTGGTTCTTGCGTGTCTATATCGATAAACCAGGGGGCGTCGATTTAGACGATTGCGTCAATATCAATGAACAACTCTCGGAAAAACTGAACGAATCCGATCCGATTGAACAGGCTTATTATCTTGATGTCTCGAGTCCTGGTGCGGAGCGTCCGCTGAAAAAGCCGAGCGATTTTGAACGTGCGGTAGGCAAAAACGTCTACATGAAAACGTTCGCTCCGATCGATGGTGCCAAAGAGTTTGAAGGAATTTTGACGGCATATGATGGGGAAACGGTCGTGATCGAGACGCGCATCAAGACAAGAAAAAAAGCGGTATCGCTACCGGTAGACAAAATTGCACAAGCCCGCTTAGCGGTCACGTTTAGTTAA